The genomic interval TGCTTACGCTTAGTGTCCTCCTCATCCAGACAACAGAAATTCCGTTATCTGGATGAAGAGGTTATTTTTTCTCCCACAATAATTTTACTCATACCCATTTCTCCTTTAGAAAAGGTATGTATATTCTAACGCGCTCCGTTGTCCGTATATTTTAAAAAATCCCTTTAGCACCTGCTAAAGGGATTTTATATTGACGTTAGCGTGTATAGGTTCGAAAACGAGTGTTAAAATCACGCATATCCGTTTGGAAACGATCGATTGGAGTTCCATTACGAATTCCATCGCCGATATTACGCAATCTTCCTAAAAGGTCAGCATCAGAGGTAATATACACATTATAATGAGGCGCAGCTTTTTTCACTGCATGATATACATTTCGTTCCACTGCATCCGATTGAGGACCGGTTTGGATACGATCATTTAGATTAATTCCTACATAAACATTTCCACCTGCGATGACAACCGTTGCATCGTGAACTCCATTTACACGAGCAGCAATATCTGCCAATCGATCAGCTTCTGCATTCACATTATTACGGAATCTGTTGTCGTAGTTGGCATAGGGTGTGGCTCCATTATAAGGAGTTACTCGGTTATAGTTCGGCGCGTAATTTGGTGCGCCATAATATGGGGCCCCCTCATTATAAGTACCATAATTTCTGGTTCCATCATAATTGTAAGGGCGAACATTACGATCGTTATAACTTTGAGTCAATGGCTTATTTGTATTACATCCAACTAATCCTAATACTAATAGAGTTGCGATTACAAATAAGAAAATTTTGCGTGTTTGCAAATCATTCACCTCCTAAGGGTTAGATTGCCCTAAAAGAGGTGAAATCATTTTATTATTTTATTCCTTACCCGGAACTTCATGGCAATGTCGGCAACGCGCTTCATATCTTTCAGAGGCTCCCACCATAATCACTGGATCATGATAATGAGCAGGCTTACCATCGATGAGACGTTGAGTACGTGTAGCTGGATTTCCACATTTTACACAGATGGCTTGCAGTTTTGTGACAAGCTCAGCTTTCGCTAATAATAACGGTGATGGGCCAAACGGTTCTCCGCGAAAATCTAAGTCTAAACCTGCACAAATGACACGGATTCCACGGTTTGCTAACTCTTCACAAACCTGTACAATTCCCATATCAAAAAACTGAACTTCATCAATGGCAACAACATCTGTATCGTCTTTTACCTTCTTCAAGATCTCGGATGAATAATGAATCGGTTCTGCTTCTTCTTGATTGCCATTATGAGATACCACTGCTACTTCACTATAGCGATTGTCAATCATTGGTTTAAAAACTTGCACTTTTTGTTTGGCGTATTTCGCCCGTTTAATTCGGCGAATCAATTCCTCGCTTTTCCCTGAAAACATACTGCCACAAATATATTCAATCCATCCTTCCCTTTTATAAAAAAACATTATGAAATCTTCTCCTCAACCATTCATTTCTTATTTATCTCTCTTACAAAACCTGAAATGGCTTATATGTTCTAAAGCTGTTTCGTTATCGCTCAAAAGAAATACAAGGACAACGGTGCGCGATGGAATATACAAACCTATTTTAAGACAAGAGTAAAACAGGCAAGCACGTTGGCTCGCCTGTTATTTTTAACATTATTTCATATTGTATTTTCTCTTAAATTTATCTACACGGCCACCTGCATCCACAAATTTTTGTTTGCCTGTGAAGAATGGATGGCACTCAGAACAAATCTCTACACGGAGATTCTCTTTTACTGAACCTGTTTCAAAGGTATTGCCACATGCACAAGTTACAGTTGTAATTTTGTAATTTGGATGAATTCCTGCTTTCATTTTGTTCACCTCTTTCTGCCCTGATTCATTTTCGAAACAGAGTTATCACACATGAAACGATTATAGCATAGAAAAAATATCAGTTGCAAGGAGTTTCGTAAATAGTAAAAAGATCCAATCTATTTTCCTGAATATTTATTATCCAACTTTTCTTCATTCACGAATTGATTAATTTTTAAGCCCTTTCTGGGGATCAATAATTGAAATAAGTTCTGCATTATTTTTTGTATTCTTTAATTTTTTTAAGAAGATCTCGATAAAATCAGGATTATCACTCATTGTTTTGCGAATCAGCCATAGTTTATCTAATTCTTCCTTCGTGAGAAGCAATTCCTCTCTTCTTGTACCAGAACGTTTGATATCGATGGCTGGGAAGATTCTCCGTTCTGCTAATTTGCGGTCAAGGTGCAATTCCATATTTCCTGTACCTTTAAATTCCTCGTAAATGACATCATCCATACGCGAACCAGTCTCAATTAATGCAGTTGCTAAAATCGTCAGACTACCCCCTTCTTCGATGTTCCTTGCCGCTCCAAAGAAACGCTTAGGACGATGAAAGGCTGCAGGATCAATACCACCAGAAAGCGTTCTTCCACTTGGCGGAATCACAAGGTTGTATGCTCTGGCTAAGCGGGTGATACTATCCAATAAAATAACCACATCTTTTTTGGCTTCAACCAGTCTTTGTGCTCGCTCTAATACTAATTCCGCCACTTTCACATGATTTTCTGGCAGTTCATCAAATGTAGAACTAATCACTTCACCTTTTACCGACCGTTGCATATCGGTCACTTCTTCTGGCCGTTCATCAATTAACAGAATCATTAAATGAATTTCCGGGAAGTTCGTACTAATAGCATTAGCAATTTCTTTTAAGAGAAGGGTTTTACCAGCTTTTGGGGGTGCTACAATCAAGCCTCGTTGTCCTAAGCCGATTGGAGCGATTAAATCAATAATTCGTGTCGAAAGGTTATCGGGTGAGGTTTCGAGTACCAATTTTTCTTGAGGAAAAATTGGTGTTAGTGCTGGGAAATGTAACCTCTCCGCCGCTATTTCTGGATCTTGTCCATTTACAGCTTCGATATGTAACAAACCAAAATATCGTTCATTTTCTTTTGGTGGTCTTGCTTTTCCGGAAACAAGATCCCCAGTTCTTAAATCAAATTTTCGAATCTGGGAAGCGGAAATATAGATATCTTCATCACTTGGAAGATAATTGATCGGCCGAAGAAATCCATATCCGTCTGGAAGAATCTCTAATACTCCTTCCATAAACATAAGCCCTGCTTTTTCTGCTTGCGCCTTTAAAATAGAGAAGATTAACTCCTGTTTTTTCATTTTTCCGTAATAGGGTATCTGAAATTCCTTCGCAAGTTTATATAGTTCTGTCAATTTCATCGTTTCTAATGTCGCTAAATTTAAATCCAATACTTGACACCTACTTTATGAACTTTCATTTTTAATTTTTAATAAGAACATTTTATCAGTTTCGACTTCGTTTATCGATCTTATACTATTGATTTTCTGCAAGAAAGTCTGGTTTCTTTTCTAAACGGTGGGTTCCTTTAATAATTCGTACCGTTCCAGTTTTCGCCCGCATAACAATCGATTCGGTCGTTACTACCGAACCATGAAATCTTACACCTTTTAGTAATTCTCCATCGGTTACTCCTGTAGCTGCGAAAATCGCATCATCCCCTTTTACTAAATCATCCATTTTTAAGACGCGACCTGGCTCGATTCCCATTTTGCGACAACGTTCTGCTTCTTCTTCATTTTGCGGAAGCAGGATTCCTTGAATCTCTCCACCTAAACATTTTAATGCGACAGCAGCTAAAACACCTTCTGGTGCCCCACCAATACCGAATAAAATATCTACACCAGTGTCCTCAAAAGCGGTATTGATCGCTGCTGCCACATCACCATCACTGATTAGCTTAATCCGTGCCCCAGCTTCTCGTATTTCCTGAATAATTTCTTGATGTCGTTCCCGATCTAAGACGATCGCTGTAACTTCTCTGATGTCCTTATTTAGTTCCTTTGCGACAATCTCTAAGTTCTTACGAACACTATAATTAATATCAATTTTGCCAGCTACTTTTGGACCTACAGCAATCTTTTTCATGTACATATCTGGAGCATGCAACAAGTTGCCTTTATCTGCAATTGCTACAACAGCAAGAGCATTCCATAATCCTTTTGCTACAATATTTGTACCTTCAATCGGGTCTACAGCTACATCTACTTCCGGACCATATCCTGTTCCTAGTTGCTCGCCAATATAAAGCATTGGTGCTTCGTCCATTTCACCTTCGCCAATAACGACGGTTCCCCTCATCGGTACAGTATCAAAAACTCTACGCATAGCACTTGTTCCTGCTTCGTCAACTTCATTCTTCAAACCTTTTCCTAACCATCTTGCAGCCGCTTGAGCGGCAGCCTCAGTTACTCGAACCAGTTCTAATGTTAAACTTCTTTCCATTGCTTTCCTTCTCCCCCAAGACTTTTAATAAGATTTTATTTCATTCTTTTTACTTGATGGATGTATTACGACGCCGTAATAAAGTAATAAAATTCCCAGTAATTCACTTAGTGGTAACCAGGTTGTTAAACCCATTGTCGCTAACTTACCCCCCAGGCTCATGACAATGGCTCCTGCAGCAATATAGAGGTTTCCTTTAAATCTTGTTTTCCACCAAGAAATAAGTGCACCTAAAATAAGTACGATCCCACCGATACCTGATAATGGAAAACTAAACCTACGAATATAGTCAGGCATTCCTTCTCCACCAATGGCGATTGTTTGTCCTAATATTTTCTCATCAGGTATTACTGGGATAAGCAGAACGAACATCCAAATCGATAGAACTACAGTATATAGTAGAAAAAGATGTGCAATCCAACGATTTTTTCGTAAAAGTAAATAAAGTGTACCTGCTGCCATAACAGGAACTAACGTAATAGCAGGAAAATAGTAGAGCTTATAGATAAAATGATTGAAGCCTTTCCACTCTGAATAGAATTCACCAAATGCCGCTAGTGTA from Tepidibacillus fermentans carries:
- a CDS encoding YhcN/YlaJ family sporulation lipoprotein — encoded protein: MQTRKIFLFVIATLLVLGLVGCNTNKPLTQSYNDRNVRPYNYDGTRNYGTYNEGAPYYGAPNYAPNYNRVTPYNGATPYANYDNRFRNNVNAEADRLADIAARVNGVHDATVVIAGGNVYVGINLNDRIQTGPQSDAVERNVYHAVKKAAPHYNVYITSDADLLGRLRNIGDGIRNGTPIDRFQTDMRDFNTRFRTYTR
- a CDS encoding thymidine kinase, whose translation is MFFYKREGWIEYICGSMFSGKSEELIRRIKRAKYAKQKVQVFKPMIDNRYSEVAVVSHNGNQEEAEPIHYSSEILKKVKDDTDVVAIDEVQFFDMGIVQVCEELANRGIRVICAGLDLDFRGEPFGPSPLLLAKAELVTKLQAICVKCGNPATRTQRLIDGKPAHYHDPVIMVGASERYEARCRHCHEVPGKE
- the rpmE gene encoding 50S ribosomal protein L31, which translates into the protein MKAGIHPNYKITTVTCACGNTFETGSVKENLRVEICSECHPFFTGKQKFVDAGGRVDKFKRKYNMK
- the rho gene encoding transcription termination factor Rho; protein product: MDLNLATLETMKLTELYKLAKEFQIPYYGKMKKQELIFSILKAQAEKAGLMFMEGVLEILPDGYGFLRPINYLPSDEDIYISASQIRKFDLRTGDLVSGKARPPKENERYFGLLHIEAVNGQDPEIAAERLHFPALTPIFPQEKLVLETSPDNLSTRIIDLIAPIGLGQRGLIVAPPKAGKTLLLKEIANAISTNFPEIHLMILLIDERPEEVTDMQRSVKGEVISSTFDELPENHVKVAELVLERAQRLVEAKKDVVILLDSITRLARAYNLVIPPSGRTLSGGIDPAAFHRPKRFFGAARNIEEGGSLTILATALIETGSRMDDVIYEEFKGTGNMELHLDRKLAERRIFPAIDIKRSGTRREELLLTKEELDKLWLIRKTMSDNPDFIEIFLKKLKNTKNNAELISIIDPQKGLKN
- the glpX gene encoding class II fructose-bisphosphatase translates to MERSLTLELVRVTEAAAQAAARWLGKGLKNEVDEAGTSAMRRVFDTVPMRGTVVIGEGEMDEAPMLYIGEQLGTGYGPEVDVAVDPIEGTNIVAKGLWNALAVVAIADKGNLLHAPDMYMKKIAVGPKVAGKIDINYSVRKNLEIVAKELNKDIREVTAIVLDRERHQEIIQEIREAGARIKLISDGDVAAAINTAFEDTGVDILFGIGGAPEGVLAAVALKCLGGEIQGILLPQNEEEAERCRKMGIEPGRVLKMDDLVKGDDAIFAATGVTDGELLKGVRFHGSVVTTESIVMRAKTGTVRIIKGTHRLEKKPDFLAENQ